The following DNA comes from Mycoplasma phocoenae.
AACAGGGCAATTGATTGTTCAAATGATAAAGTTGTTAAATTTAAAAGTTAACAATAAAGTATTGGAAGCCGCAGCTGTTGCAATATTATCTGATACTGAATTTTTCAGAGAAAGAAATATATCAAGCGAAACATTCGAATCATATGCATTACTTTTAGATAAAGGTTTACAACACGCTAAGCTATTAAAAAGTATGGCTTTAAATAATGATGAAAACCAATTAATATTTAATGTATGTTCCAATAAACAAGTCGAAGGAATTGTATCTTATATAATCTCACAAGAAACAATTTCTAATGACATAGTTAGACCTTTGGTTGGAAAGTTTGTTGAAATAAGCAATACCGAAGTACAACTAGCCGTTTTAAAAAGAACACAAGGAAATTATCGTTGTGAAATTCGTTCAAAAGAACTGTTTGATGTTTCCATTGTGGCAAAGCATTTTAAAGGTGGGGGACATTATAATTCCGCAGGATTTATGATTGATGATCTAGAAGAATTAAAAAATGTTATTCAATACATAAACCATTTAAAAAATTAGGAGTTAATCCTAATTTTTTCTTTTGATTTTGAATAAGTAATAATGAGATGCATAACCGATTCAAAAAATAATATTCATAAATAAAATCAATATAAATTCATTTCAAACATAACTCAATTTCAATATTGAAGCCAATGTCCCGAATTGAGCCCCGATATTTGAATATCAGTCGCCTTCAGCAAACCCCGCCACGTTATTATTTAAATGAAAAATTTTACTGAATATAATCACATAAATACCAAAACTAAAACAAATAACATAAGAAATTAAAATTTGTTTTCAATGGATCTTTTTTCAGCAAAGCAAAATTATATAATCCAAAAAATGCCATGAAAAAATGTAGTCCAAAGTATATTGAATTAGGTTTAATACCAATAGTAACGTACTCAAAAAAATTTGATCAATTTAAGTTTTTATTTTCAATAAAACCACCTATGATGGTTAGTGTACCAAAACAGAAAACAATAAAACCGAAGAAATGAATTATTCGCATTTTTCTATCGAATATCGCTATGATTGCAAATATTATCGAAAAGAAAGGACATCAATCTAGTAAAAAAACTTTACTGTATGTATAAGAGTATTTATATAATTCATAATCAGACATACCAACAGAATGTTTTATGTCCATTGTTTTTAAATTTTTAAGATCTGGCAACCATCTTATTGTCAAAAAATAAATTAAAAAAGTAACACCTATAATTAAATTGATTATTCATTTCAGATTTAATTTGTTATTTTTCAACAATCAGTCATCACTCTTATATTTGCGTCACTTGATTGAATATTTTAACAAAGGTATTGATAATAAGCATATAAAGGTTATTAATAATAATAAAAAATTAGCAGTCATAATTACCTCGACAATTCTTTTTTTTCTTTGATTTATTTAAAATAATAATAATTTGGCTTATGTTTTTGATAAAAAAACCAAAAAAAACAGGTTTTTCTTTTTTTTTGAATGCAACTAAAGTAAAATTACGTTATATTAATAACATTAATATTGAATATAAATTAAGGAGAAAAAATGACAAAAAAAAGTAAATTACTTTCAGCTGCATATACATTATCAGCAGTAACTGCATTAGCAGTACCAATGATGGCAGTATCATGTGGATCGGGAAGATTTGATCAAATCGAAGATAACAAATTGAAAATTTTTTCAGGATTTGCAAAAGACAATAAACAAGGTGAAGCATTACAAGAAGTTGTTAATGCGTACAACCAAACTCAAAAAAACAGTGAAGATTTCGTAGAAGTGGATGTTGTTCCTTCATCAAAAGGATACGATGACTCAGATTTAATAACAAAATTAAAAGCTAGAGATAAACAAGCATTATACAACATGGTTATTAACTACCCAGCAACAGCATCAACTGTCAGTCAATACCAAATGTCACTTTCATTAAACGATATTAAAAAAGACATTGACAGTGTATACTCATCAAAATTTTTACAATTAAACAACAAAATTGCAGGTAATAAAAATAACGATTTATTAGTACTACCATTAGTTCGTTCAACTGAATTAATTGCTATTAATAAACCATTATTAGGGAAATTCGTTTCTGAATTAAAAGATTTAGGAATGAAAGTAAATGAAGCATTTGCTAAAGGTTTTATTTAAGCTTACAATAAATCAGTAGACAAAAAAGCTAAATTAGATTTAATCTGAGCAGGTAAAAAAGGTGAATTTAAAGCTACTGATGCACAAAAAAAAGCTCTTAAAGAAGAATTAAAAGGATTTGAATTTAATAAAGATACTTTTACAAACTTTGAAGCTACATTAAAATTCGCAGTATTTGCTAAAAAACTATACCCAAAATCAACTGAGAACATTTTAGCTATCGATGCAATTACTAACTCTGTATATAATATGGCTTTTTCAGCAACTAACGGAAATATTGAAGCTTTATTTAAAAAAGATGAAAACAAAAAAACATCAGGTGGATTTGATTTCGATTCAATTACAACTAAAGACACAAATGAAAACAAAGTTTTAAAACAAGTTTTCGACTTATTTGAAGATGCAATCAAACATCAAGCAATATTTATTTCAGATGGTAAAGAATATGGTTCAAGTAAATTAAATTACCATAAAATAGCATTAAACATTGGTTCAACAGCAGGATTCTCACACTTAGGTAAAGACAAACCTGAAAATCTTTACACTTTCAAAGATGATAAATTGAAAGAAGAAAAAGATGGTAATACTAAATATATTATTAAATATCTAACACCAGTAATAGAGAAAGATGGTTCAATCAAATTACAATTACAAAAAGATAATGGAATTGAAACCAACAAACTTTTAGACTCTGAAAAAGGAGCAGAAAAAGAAGATTACATTATTAGTGATGATCTAGCTAAACAAAATAAATCAAAATTAAGTGATTTAAAAGGTATTCTAGTTGACAACTATAACTACGGACCTAAAAAACCTACCTCAATAATAGAAAAAGACAATAAAATTTTCATTAAAAATAAAAAAGCTGAAGTTGAATTAAAAGGGGCATTCAAATTTGGTAAATTGAAAAAGGGTAGACACACAAATGTATTCTACTTTATTCCAGAATCTCAATTAGAACTAACAATTGAAACAGAAGCAGACATTCTAAATAAAACAGAATTGCAATTATTTGCTTCACCAGCTAAATTTAACCAAGCGTCTACTCATTCAGCATTCACTCTTCAAGGAGGTTCTATTTTCGGAGTTCACGCTAACGAAAAAGAAGATAAAGGAACAATTAAATTCTTAAAATGATTAGTTAGTGCAAAAATTACTAAAGATATTAAATTCAAATTCAAAGATAAAGATGGAAAACCTAAAATTAAAGAATATAAAGCAAACAAATATACAGGTGCAGAAATAATTGCTGACTATGGATCATACATTGTTCCATTAAAATCAACAATATCATCTTCTGAAGACTCTGAATTATATGAACGTTTAAATGAAGCTAACAAAATTTTATTCGAAAGACTAAAAATATCATCTTCAGACCAAAATGTAATGGCTATAGAAGATATTTCAGCTCCTCAAGCTACAAAAATTAGAAAAGCTATTAAAACAGGGTTTAAAACTCTATTCAACAAAGCAACAGCTAATCAACCATTTACATTTGATGATTTAATTAAAACAATTGATGAAAACAAAAAATAAACTTAAATTGAATTTATTTAAAGGAGCATTAGCTGTTACGGCTTTTGCTTCTTTACCGCTTATGACGATTTCATGTAACAAATTAGATCAAAATTTAGTTAAAGAAATCAATGAGTATGATTACAATATTGGAAACAAATTAAATCAAAAGGTAGCGATTAAAGAGTTTGACGAAAACAAAAATATAATTGAAACAAAAAAAACTTATTGAAACGCGTTCGGATATATTGAGGGAACAGTTACTAGGGTTTATGATGGGGACACATTCTCATTTATGCCGGACCATCCGATGGATGAATCGGAAAAAACCAAAGGTTTAAAAGTAAGATGTAAATATATAGATACACCAGAATCTATAGGGCCACACACACCTAGCGCAACAGAATTAGAGCAATCTTATTCAGATCGTGATACAGAATTTGCTAAGTCATTAATTCTAGGTAAAAAAGTTAGAGTTATTGGTAGAAGAACTGATAGGACATATGATAGAATGACGGGAATCACGTTTTTTGGCGATAACTTTGAAAGATGTTTCGAGTTAGAAATGTTAAAAAACGGATTCACTGTTTCAACCTTATCTAAAGAAGATACTTCTGATTATCGAATTCAATATGATAGTAATGTAAAAGACACTTACATGGGTTTATTCGCAAAAGATTTTGCTTATGCTCAAAATTATGGAGTTTTGAATAAACAAAATTTTTTCAATGAATTCAATACCGCAGAGGATTTATGCAATACAGTTTATAGCGCGCATGGTAATGCATGAAATGACCATGGCTACTATAAATATTTAACTAATAGCCCATCCGCTCAAGATTCAGAAAATAATTTCATTGAGTGGTTGCTGCAAAAAGAAAGAGGAAAAAAATAATATGGATTCACAATTAAAAGTTCAACAAGAACAAATTTATAAACATTCAAAAACTAGATTCAAAAATAAAAAAACAACACCTGCTATCGAAATAAAAAACCTAGTTATCGACTTTGGTGATGCTGTTGCTGTGGATAATGTTTCATTTTCAATCGAACAAGGAGAACTAGTTACATTACTTGGCCCATCTGGTTCAGGTAAATCAACAACATTGAATGCCATTTCAGGTTTATTGAGACCAACAAGTGGGAAGATATTTTTTAATGGTATTGACGTAACTAAATATTCACCACAACAAAGAGAACTAGGGCTAGTTTTCCAAAATTATGCGCTATATCCTCACATGACTGTATTTGACAATATTGCTTTCCCATTAGCTAATGATCAACACTGAAAAGATGAAGTTATTGAAACATCTCGTAGTGCTCAACATGCTATTTACAACATTTTATTAAGTCAAGAAAACCATTCAAAATCTACATTAGATGAATTACAAAAAACATTTTATATGACCATCGATAACCCTAAAGAAGGAAAAAAATTCTTACAAGAGTTAAATTCAAGAAGAGGGGATATCAATGAAACTGCCAATAATGAGTACAACCGTTTAGCAGCTAAAAAAATTGCTGATTCAAATACATTAACTAAAAAATTAATTAACGAAACCAAAGCATTAGATGAAAACTGAAAACAATCTTCTAAATTCCTAGATTTCGCAAAAGAGTCAACTTACTTAGAAAATAAAAAAGATATTGAAAAAATACTTGAAGAAATCAATCAATTATTATCACAATTTGAAAAAGAAGCAAATAATTTAAAAATTAATACAGAAAACAATTTTGATTTAGAAACTAAAATAGCTAAAGTTAAT
Coding sequences within:
- a CDS encoding DUF5378 family protein; translated protein: MTANFLLLLITFICLLSIPLLKYSIKWRKYKSDDWLLKNNKLNLKWIINLIIGVTFLIYFLTIRWLPDLKNLKTMDIKHSVGMSDYELYKYSYTYSKVFLLDWCPFFSIIFAIIAIFDRKMRIIHFFGFIVFCFGTLTIIGGFIENKNLNWSNFFEYVTIGIKPNSIYFGLHFFMAFFGLYNFALLKKDPLKTNFNFLCYLF
- a CDS encoding P68 family surface lipoprotein codes for the protein MWAGKKGEFKATDAQKKALKEELKGFEFNKDTFTNFEATLKFAVFAKKLYPKSTENILAIDAITNSVYNMAFSATNGNIEALFKKDENKKTSGGFDFDSITTKDTNENKVLKQVFDLFEDAIKHQAIFISDGKEYGSSKLNYHKIALNIGSTAGFSHLGKDKPENLYTFKDDKLKEEKDGNTKYIIKYLTPVIEKDGSIKLQLQKDNGIETNKLLDSEKGAEKEDYIISDDLAKQNKSKLSDLKGILVDNYNYGPKKPTSIIEKDNKIFIKNKKAEVELKGAFKFGKLKKGRHTNVFYFIPESQLELTIETEADILNKTELQLFASPAKFNQASTHSAFTLQGGSIFGVHANEKEDKGTIKFLKWLVSAKITKDIKFKFKDKDGKPKIKEYKANKYTGAEIIADYGSYIVPLKSTISSSEDSELYERLNEANKILFERLKISSSDQNVMAIEDISAPQATKIRKAIKTGFKTLFNKATANQPFTFDDLIKTIDENKK
- a CDS encoding thermonuclease family protein translates to MKTKNKLKLNLFKGALAVTAFASLPLMTISCNKLDQNLVKEINEYDYNIGNKLNQKVAIKEFDENKNIIETKKTYWNAFGYIEGTVTRVYDGDTFSFMPDHPMDESEKTKGLKVRCKYIDTPESIGPHTPSATELEQSYSDRDTEFAKSLILGKKVRVIGRRTDRTYDRMTGITFFGDNFERCFELEMLKNGFTVSTLSKEDTSDYRIQYDSNVKDTYMGLFAKDFAYAQNYGVLNKQNFFNEFNTAEDLCNTVYSAHGNAWNDHGYYKYLTNSPSAQDSENNFIEWLLQKERGKK
- a CDS encoding DHH family phosphoesterase, which codes for MLNKFISFWEYINNAEYITLCTHVEPDGDTLGSAIALKELILLNSRKTKEVKISGNDYPRNLLFLSEEKIDFVNDDYFNKSLKIVVDTSTPSRIADKRVKTENSLKLDHHHKEAKWLFEIGGDNWPATGQLIVQMIKLLNLKVNNKVLEAAAVAILSDTEFFRERNISSETFESYALLLDKGLQHAKLLKSMALNNDENQLIFNVCSNKQVEGIVSYIISQETISNDIVRPLVGKFVEISNTEVQLAVLKRTQGNYRCEIRSKELFDVSIVAKHFKGGGHYNSAGFMIDDLEELKNVIQYINHLKN